In Odontesthes bonariensis isolate fOdoBon6 chromosome 22, fOdoBon6.hap1, whole genome shotgun sequence, one genomic interval encodes:
- the kctd9b gene encoding BTB/POZ domain-containing protein KCTD9b, whose translation MRRVTLFVNGTSTNGKVVAVYGSMEDLLSVASSKLGIRASSVYNGNGGVIDDISLIRDDDVLYVSDRESFEDPQEELRGPEKCQTHTDWLTLNVGGRCFTTTRSTLVSKEPESMLAHMFREKDVWGNKRDSRGAYLIDRSPDYFEPILNYLRHGQLIINEGINPLGVLEEARFFGIEQLAEQLETLIKASKPPDDHSPLTRKEFTRFLLATTTKSELRCQGLNFADADLSRLDLRYINFKMANLRGANLSHTNLSGANLERADLSMACLDAANLQGVKMLCTNAEGASLRGCNFEDPAGIKANLEGANLKGVDMEGSQMTGINLRVATLKNAKLKNCNLRGATLAGTDLENCDLSGCDLQEANLRGSNVKGAIFEEMLTPLHMSQSVR comes from the exons ATGAGAAGAGTCACGCTGTTTGTCAACGGAACGTCCACAAATGGAAAG GTGGTGGCTGTGTACGGCTCCATGGAGGATTTACTGAGTGTGGCCAGTTCAAAACTGGGGATAAGAGCCTCTAGTGTTTATAACGGGAACGGCGGCGTCATCGACGACATATCGCTGATCAG AGATGATGATGTGCTCTACGTATCAGACAGAGAGTCTTTTGAAG ACCCTCAGGAGGAGCTCAGAGGCCCAGAGAAGTGTCAGACTCACACTGATTGGCTGACGCTCAATGTTGGTGGACGCTGCTTCACCACCACAAG gaGCACGCTGGTCAGTAAAGAGCCTGAGAGCATGCTGGCCCACATGTTCAGGGAGAAAG ATGTTTGGGGGAACAAGCGGGACTCTCGGGGAGCGTACCTGATCGATCGCAGTCCAGACTATTTTGAACCCATCTTGAATTACCTGAGACATGGACAGCTCATCATCAATGAAGGCATCAACCCTCTgg gtGTGCTGGAAGAAGCTCGCTTTTTTGGGATAGAACAGCTCGCGGAGCAGTTGGAGACTCTcataaag gCCTCTAAGCCTCCTGATGATCATTCCCCTCTGACTCGCAAGGAGTTCACCAGATTTCTGCTGGCAACAACCACAAAGTCAGAGCTGCGGTGTCag GGTCTGAACTTCGCTGATGCAGATCTGTCTCGTCTGGATCTTCGCTACATTAACTTTAAGATGGCCAACCTGAGAGGCGCCAACCTGAGCCACACCAACCTGAGCGGGGCCAACCTGGAGAGAGCCGACCTGTCCATGGCGTGTCTTGAT GCGGCCAATCTGCAAGGTGTGAAGATGCTGTGTACCAACGCTGAGGGGGCGTCACTGAGAGGCTGTAACTTTGAGGATCCTGCAGGAATCAAAGCGAATCTGGAGG GAGCCAACCTGAAGGGTGTGGACATGGAGGGAAGTCAGATGACGGGGATCAACCTGAGGGTCGCCACCCTGAAAAACGCCAAACTGAAGAACTGCAATCTAAGGGGAGCCACGCTGGCCGGCACCGACCTGGAG aaCTGCGACCTGTCCGGATGCGATCTTCAGGAAGCCAACCTCAGAGGCTCCAACGTGAAGGGAGCCATCTTCGAGGAGATGCTGACTCCACTGCACATGTCTCAGAGCGTGCGGTGA